The following coding sequences lie in one Flavobacterium cyclinae genomic window:
- a CDS encoding helix-turn-helix domain-containing protein, whose protein sequence is MESISAAANYTLRFINQTNKSIFLTGKAGTGKTTLLKEIIATTHKNTVVVAPTGIAALNANGVTIHSMFQLPFAAFIPDNKQLPHFSDTVKFENRDSLGRHFKMNNMKRSVIRNMELLVIDEVSMLRADVLDAMDFMMRKVRKNERPFGGVQVLFIGDLLQLPPVVKNEEWEMLKNYYRGMFFFHSHVIQQFPPLYIELDKIFRQTDAEFIDVLNHLRHNKITPEDVQLLNQFVQPNFDLKKNKGFIILTTHNAKADTINAQSLKDLEGKQFTYIPEITGDFPEKIYPLEEQLQLKVGSQVMFIKNDLNFEKQFFNGKMGVISSLTEKEIFVHFPEENKTIEVERYEWQNIRYKVNENTKEIEEEVIGTFVHYPIKLAWAITVHKSQGLTFDKAALDVSQVFAPGQAYVALSRLRSLKGLILLSPLRMNGISSDEEVLNYAENKASEEILQHSLAKETLIFWLNTLLNSFDFKELGQEWRNHLFSYNSNPETSGPKSPKTKHKDWAKNQHDKIAEILEPSGKFMSQLHKIFSDQNLDVNFVKERCDAAYQYFFKTLDIVVEELLLKIEEVKRIKKVKAFYDELLVLEELQIKAILQLKKAKLLTNIIVDGKEISKKNLISEDMSTYKINKLVIVAERFRTSHAALVEDDEDVSYYTDTKKKKTKEPKKSTYEDTLELWKQNLSIYEIAKHRKLTPQTIYNHFAKLIQMEIVQLSDILPEDKISDLRTAFKDFKGESLGELKEIHGDQFSWDELRLYKASLG, encoded by the coding sequence ATGGAATCAATATCAGCCGCAGCCAATTACACCCTTCGATTTATTAATCAAACCAATAAATCCATCTTCCTTACCGGAAAAGCAGGAACCGGAAAAACCACCCTTTTAAAAGAAATTATTGCCACAACTCATAAAAATACGGTTGTGGTTGCGCCTACTGGAATTGCCGCATTAAATGCAAATGGTGTTACGATTCACTCGATGTTTCAGTTACCTTTTGCTGCCTTTATACCTGATAATAAGCAACTTCCACATTTTTCTGACACTGTAAAATTCGAAAATCGGGATTCGTTAGGTCGTCATTTTAAGATGAATAATATGAAACGTTCCGTAATTCGAAATATGGAATTGTTGGTTATAGATGAAGTTTCCATGCTCCGTGCCGATGTGTTGGATGCGATGGATTTTATGATGCGAAAAGTACGTAAAAACGAACGTCCTTTCGGTGGTGTTCAAGTTCTTTTTATAGGAGATTTATTACAATTACCACCTGTTGTAAAGAATGAAGAATGGGAAATGCTTAAGAATTATTACCGAGGCATGTTCTTTTTTCATTCGCACGTAATACAACAATTTCCGCCTTTGTATATCGAATTAGATAAGATTTTTCGTCAAACCGATGCTGAATTTATCGATGTTCTGAACCATTTACGGCATAATAAAATCACTCCAGAAGATGTGCAACTTCTCAATCAATTTGTACAACCTAATTTTGATCTAAAGAAAAACAAAGGTTTTATCATTTTAACGACTCATAATGCTAAAGCTGATACCATAAATGCTCAGTCTTTAAAAGATTTAGAAGGAAAACAATTCACTTATATACCAGAAATTACCGGAGATTTTCCTGAAAAAATTTATCCGTTAGAAGAACAATTGCAGCTAAAAGTCGGATCGCAAGTAATGTTTATTAAAAACGATTTGAATTTCGAAAAACAATTTTTCAACGGAAAAATGGGCGTTATTAGCTCGTTAACCGAAAAAGAAATCTTTGTCCATTTTCCCGAAGAAAACAAAACAATTGAAGTAGAACGCTACGAATGGCAAAATATTCGCTACAAAGTCAACGAAAACACTAAAGAAATTGAGGAAGAAGTCATTGGAACTTTTGTCCACTACCCTATCAAATTAGCTTGGGCAATTACGGTGCATAAAAGTCAAGGCTTAACTTTTGACAAAGCAGCGCTGGATGTATCGCAAGTTTTTGCGCCTGGACAAGCGTATGTGGCTTTATCGCGTTTACGTTCGTTAAAAGGGCTTATTTTGCTTTCTCCGTTGCGAATGAATGGCATTTCGAGTGATGAAGAAGTACTGAATTATGCCGAAAACAAAGCCTCTGAAGAAATCTTACAACATTCATTAGCTAAAGAAACCTTGATTTTCTGGTTAAATACGTTACTTAATTCATTTGATTTCAAAGAATTAGGTCAAGAATGGCGCAATCATTTGTTCAGTTATAATTCGAATCCCGAAACTTCGGGACCAAAATCACCAAAAACCAAGCATAAAGATTGGGCAAAAAACCAACACGATAAAATCGCCGAAATTCTCGAACCATCTGGGAAATTTATGTCGCAATTGCATAAAATTTTTTCCGATCAAAATCTAGATGTGAATTTCGTGAAAGAGCGATGTGATGCAGCTTATCAGTACTTTTTCAAAACGTTAGATATAGTTGTAGAAGAATTGTTGTTGAAAATCGAAGAAGTAAAACGCATTAAAAAAGTAAAAGCTTTTTATGACGAATTATTAGTTTTAGAAGAACTTCAAATCAAAGCGATTCTACAACTTAAAAAAGCAAAATTACTAACCAATATTATTGTCGATGGAAAAGAAATTTCGAAGAAAAATTTAATTTCGGAAGACATGAGTACTTACAAAATTAATAAGTTAGTCATTGTTGCTGAACGATTTAGAACTTCACACGCTGCTTTAGTGGAAGACGACGAAGACGTTTCCTATTACACCGATACCAAAAAGAAAAAAACAAAAGAACCAAAGAAATCTACTTATGAAGACACTTTGGAACTGTGGAAACAAAACTTATCCATTTACGAAATCGCAAAACACCGAAAGCTAACACCACAAACGATTTACAATCATTTTGCCAAGTTAATCCAAATGGAAATCGTGCAACTTTCCGACATTTTACCAGAAGATAAAATTTCCGATTTAAGAACTGCTTTCAAAGATTTTAAAGGCGAAAGCTTAGGCGAATTAAAAGAAATTCACGGCGATCAATTCTCTTGGGATGAGCTTCGATTGTATAAAGCGAGTTTGGGTTAA
- the ybeY gene encoding rRNA maturation RNase YbeY, with protein MISFNYETDFELDNEAQYEDWISRIIESEGFDEGEINYIFCDDEYLHKINVEYLDHDTLTDIISFDYTVGNVLQGDIFISVERVQDNANDFNVSFEEELKRVLSHGVLHYCGYKDKSIEDEALMRAKEEEKMQMFHVEH; from the coding sequence ATGATTAGTTTTAATTACGAAACAGATTTCGAACTAGATAACGAAGCGCAATACGAGGATTGGATTTCACGTATTATAGAATCAGAAGGATTCGATGAAGGGGAAATCAATTACATTTTTTGTGATGATGAATACCTTCATAAAATTAATGTGGAATACCTTGATCATGATACTTTAACCGATATTATTAGCTTTGATTACACAGTAGGAAATGTATTACAAGGTGATATTTTCATTTCTGTGGAACGTGTTCAAGATAATGCTAATGATTTTAACGTCTCTTTTGAGGAGGAATTGAAACGCGTTTTGTCACACGGTGTTTTACACTATTGTGGTTACAAAGATAAATCAATAGAAGACGAAGCTTTAATGCGCGCTAAAGAAGAAGAAAAAATGCAAATGTTTCACGTGGAACATTAA
- a CDS encoding DUF4175 family protein, whose amino-acid sequence MEAKSIIFDKLEAFIKKFYTNELIKGVILFIGLGLLYFIFTLLIEYFLWLSTSGRTILFWLFVGVESFLLIRFIAFPLFKLFKLQQGINYEQASEIIGNHFSEVQDKLLNFLQLANQSQTSELLAASIEQKASSLQPIPFSNAVNFAKNKKFLPYAILPIVLLILFFVTGNSEIISKSFARVVNYETKFAPPAPFEFVVLNKSLIAQQNSDFTIQVKTEGKVIPENVAIQIGDEEYFLQNTKPGIFEYTFSKVIKDISFSFQANGLNSKEYQLDVVDVPTIANFEMVLQYPSYLGKKSETIQGTGNAVVPEGTVVSWKINALATDKVSFKSNNQVSPFSSKENTFSLSRRIVDNLNYEVITSNRSIAEFEKLAYHIAIIKDQYPSISVQIAPDSLKLKSKMMIGQVSDDYGLSKLQVVFYPKGNPNAVRKANLPIKNQAVDQFIYSFPNGLSIEQGVNYEYYFEVFDNDLVNNFKSAKSSVFLHYELTDVQKEDNQLQEQNENINSLEKSLQNQEKQISELDKLQKMNKEKSTLDFKDQKKVEDFINRQKQQDEMMKEFTKKLSENLEEFDPKTQDKNKEELLRRLEEAEKQAEKNEKLLKELEELSKKLQKDELFDKADKLKQNAKNQQQNLEQLVELTKRFYVEKKAEQIADKLDKLADKEEKLADNAKENNKENQDAINKEFEDIQKELQDLDKENKELKAPMDIPNDKNEQESVKEDMEKASDDLQKQKQSKAKPKQKSAASKMKKMSQKMAQSMMSGDMEQMQEDAKLLRQILDNLLAFSFDEERLIKTTNSTEVRSLQLNKVLKKQQDLKLQFKHVDDSLFAVALRNPKITETILNEVGEIHYNLDKTLENLADNNITKGASHQQYVLTSANRLADYLSNVQSEMNMEMQGQVAGKGNPKPGKGKGGMQLPDIIKQQEGLGEIMKEGMKPGQKPGVKPGEGKQKGQSGENGEDGENGSEGDAGKVLEILKEQKQLRDALQKALEKEGMTGQGQNALNQMKDIEKQLINKGFKNETLQKMLNLKHELLKLEKAIQQQGEDTKRQSKTNDKNYNGSTTPLSKELKEYLNSVEILNRQSLPLQPNFNQKVQNYFKGND is encoded by the coding sequence TTGGAAGCAAAAAGCATTATTTTCGATAAACTAGAAGCGTTTATCAAGAAGTTTTACACCAACGAACTGATAAAAGGAGTTATTCTTTTCATCGGATTGGGCTTGTTGTATTTCATTTTTACCTTATTGATTGAATACTTTTTATGGTTATCAACATCCGGAAGAACCATTTTGTTTTGGTTGTTTGTAGGTGTTGAATCCTTTTTATTGATTCGTTTTATTGCTTTTCCATTGTTTAAATTGTTCAAATTACAACAAGGAATCAATTATGAACAAGCATCAGAAATCATCGGAAATCATTTTTCTGAAGTGCAAGACAAGTTGTTGAACTTTCTGCAATTGGCAAATCAAAGTCAAACATCGGAATTATTAGCGGCTTCCATCGAACAAAAAGCGTCTTCATTACAACCAATTCCTTTTTCAAATGCAGTCAATTTTGCTAAGAATAAGAAGTTTTTACCTTATGCAATTTTACCAATTGTATTGTTGATACTGTTTTTCGTAACCGGAAATTCTGAAATCATTTCTAAGAGTTTCGCTCGTGTGGTGAATTATGAAACCAAATTTGCTCCTCCTGCTCCTTTTGAATTTGTGGTTTTGAATAAATCGTTAATTGCACAACAGAATTCTGATTTTACAATTCAAGTAAAAACAGAAGGAAAAGTTATTCCTGAAAATGTTGCTATTCAAATTGGAGATGAAGAATACTTTCTTCAAAATACAAAACCTGGAATTTTTGAATATACATTCTCTAAAGTAATAAAAGACATTTCGTTTTCTTTTCAAGCAAACGGATTGAATTCTAAAGAATACCAACTTGATGTTGTTGATGTTCCTACGATTGCTAATTTCGAAATGGTGTTGCAGTATCCTTCTTATTTAGGTAAGAAATCGGAAACGATTCAAGGAACTGGAAATGCAGTTGTTCCCGAAGGAACTGTTGTGAGTTGGAAAATTAATGCATTAGCTACAGATAAAGTTAGTTTTAAATCGAATAATCAAGTTAGTCCTTTTTCATCTAAAGAAAATACGTTTTCATTATCAAGAAGAATTGTTGACAATTTGAATTATGAAGTTATTACTTCAAACAGAAGTATTGCTGAATTTGAAAAGTTAGCTTATCATATTGCAATTATTAAAGATCAATATCCAAGTATTTCAGTTCAAATTGCTCCGGATTCATTAAAGTTAAAATCTAAAATGATGATTGGTCAAGTTTCTGATGATTATGGTTTATCTAAACTGCAAGTTGTTTTTTATCCTAAAGGAAATCCAAATGCAGTTCGAAAAGCTAATTTACCAATCAAAAATCAAGCTGTTGATCAATTCATTTATTCTTTTCCTAACGGTTTATCAATTGAGCAAGGTGTAAACTATGAATATTACTTTGAAGTATTTGATAATGATTTAGTTAACAATTTTAAAAGTGCAAAATCATCTGTTTTTCTTCATTATGAACTTACGGATGTTCAAAAAGAGGACAATCAGTTGCAAGAACAGAATGAAAACATCAATAGTTTAGAAAAATCGCTTCAAAATCAAGAGAAGCAAATTTCTGAATTAGACAAGTTACAAAAAATGAATAAGGAGAAATCGACTTTAGATTTCAAAGATCAAAAGAAAGTAGAAGACTTTATCAATCGTCAAAAACAACAAGACGAAATGATGAAAGAATTTACTAAAAAGCTTTCAGAAAATTTAGAAGAGTTTGATCCAAAAACACAAGATAAAAACAAAGAAGAATTACTTCGAAGATTAGAAGAAGCAGAAAAGCAAGCTGAAAAAAACGAAAAATTATTGAAAGAATTAGAAGAGCTTTCTAAGAAACTTCAAAAAGATGAATTGTTCGACAAAGCTGATAAGCTGAAACAAAATGCAAAAAATCAACAACAAAATTTAGAACAATTAGTTGAGTTAACTAAGCGTTTCTATGTTGAAAAGAAAGCAGAACAAATCGCAGATAAATTAGACAAGCTTGCTGATAAAGAAGAAAAATTAGCAGACAACGCTAAAGAGAACAATAAAGAAAATCAAGATGCGATTAATAAAGAATTCGAAGATATTCAAAAAGAGCTTCAAGATTTGGACAAAGAAAATAAAGAGTTAAAAGCTCCTATGGATATTCCGAATGATAAGAATGAGCAAGAATCTGTAAAAGAAGACATGGAGAAAGCTTCAGATGATTTACAAAAACAAAAGCAATCCAAAGCTAAACCTAAACAAAAGTCGGCTGCTTCTAAAATGAAAAAGATGAGTCAAAAAATGGCGCAATCTATGATGTCGGGTGATATGGAACAAATGCAAGAAGATGCCAAATTGTTACGTCAAATTTTAGATAATTTATTGGCTTTTTCTTTTGATGAAGAACGATTAATTAAAACTACTAATTCAACTGAAGTTCGTTCTTTACAATTAAATAAAGTTTTAAAAAAGCAGCAAGACTTAAAACTTCAGTTCAAACATGTTGATGATAGTTTGTTTGCTGTTGCTTTGCGCAATCCTAAAATAACGGAAACTATCTTAAATGAAGTTGGCGAAATCCATTATAATTTAGATAAGACATTAGAAAATTTGGCAGATAATAATATTACAAAAGGAGCTTCACATCAACAGTATGTTTTAACTTCTGCTAACCGTTTGGCGGATTACTTAAGTAATGTTCAGAGCGAAATGAATATGGAAATGCAAGGACAAGTTGCAGGTAAAGGAAATCCAAAACCTGGCAAAGGTAAAGGTGGAATGCAACTTCCAGATATTATTAAACAACAAGAAGGTTTAGGAGAAATAATGAAAGAAGGTATGAAACCTGGTCAAAAGCCAGGTGTAAAACCTGGTGAAGGAAAACAAAAAGGACAATCTGGTGAGAATGGTGAAGATGGGGAAAATGGTTCTGAAGGTGATGCTGGTAAAGTATTAGAAATTTTAAAAGAACAAAAACAACTCCGCGATGCTTTACAGAAAGCATTAGAAAAAGAGGGAATGACTGGTCAAGGTCAGAATGCTTTGAATCAAATGAAAGATATTGAAAAGCAATTAATCAATAAAGGTTTTAAGAATGAAACCTTGCAAAAGATGTTGAATTTGAAACACGAACTTTTAAAATTAGAAAAAGCTATACAACAACAAGGAGAAGACACCAAGCGTCAGTCTAAAACGAATGACAAAAACTATAATGGTTCTACTACTCCACTTTCTAAGGAATTAAAAGAATATCTTAATAGTGTTGAAATATTAAACAGACAAAGCTTACCTTTGCAACCCAATTTTAACCAAAAGGTTCAAAACTATTTTAAAGGCAATGATTAG
- a CDS encoding OmpH family outer membrane protein codes for MKKIVLILGVALGVLACNKTETNSKEFKTAYINTSEIIEKYEKFKDEDDKFKVKSQELGRPLEAKVRAFQAEAQNFQKNAQVKGPQWAQQKGAELTQREQELGMEQNALLQQLQQEGNVLKDTLISEVKKFIKDYGKKKGYDYIYGTGDAATVLYAKDQYDITKEVLKELNDTYKATKKDDKVATKEEEKK; via the coding sequence ATGAAAAAAATAGTATTGATTTTAGGAGTTGCATTAGGCGTTTTAGCATGTAACAAAACAGAAACAAATTCAAAAGAATTTAAAACAGCATATATCAACACTTCTGAAATTATTGAGAAATATGAGAAGTTTAAAGACGAAGACGATAAATTTAAAGTTAAATCTCAAGAATTGGGTCGACCTTTAGAAGCTAAAGTGAGAGCATTTCAAGCTGAAGCACAAAACTTCCAAAAAAACGCACAAGTTAAAGGACCACAATGGGCACAACAAAAAGGTGCCGAATTAACTCAAAGAGAGCAAGAATTAGGCATGGAGCAAAATGCATTACTTCAACAATTACAACAAGAAGGAAATGTATTGAAAGATACTTTAATTAGCGAAGTAAAAAAATTCATAAAAGATTACGGAAAGAAAAAAGGATATGATTATATCTATGGTACAGGTGATGCTGCTACAGTTCTTTATGCGAAAGATCAATATGACATTACTAAAGAAGTTTTGAAAGAGCTTAATGATACTTACAAAGCTACTAAGAAAGACGATAAAGTAGCTACTAAAGAAGAAGAGAAAAAATAA
- a CDS encoding GIY-YIG nuclease family protein: MIEFTEGIYNFYVYILTNKAKNVLYTGVTNNLKRRLQEHNEKLNPNCFTAKYNLNYLIYYEKYGWIQQAIAREKEIKLLRRDLKLELIKEFNPNMEFLNNHFS, encoded by the coding sequence ATGATCGAATTCACAGAAGGAATTTATAACTTTTACGTTTACATCCTAACAAACAAAGCCAAAAACGTCCTTTACACTGGTGTTACAAATAATCTAAAAAGAAGATTACAAGAACATAACGAAAAACTAAATCCAAACTGTTTTACAGCAAAATACAATCTTAATTATTTGATTTATTACGAAAAATACGGTTGGATCCAACAAGCAATTGCTAGAGAAAAGGAAATTAAACTTTTAAGGAGAGATTTGAAATTGGAGTTAATAAAAGAATTCAACCCCAACATGGAATTCCTGAATAATCATTTTTCATAA
- a CDS encoding class I SAM-dependent methyltransferase produces the protein MNFLEDKSFITVNDFSVSGESFSLLLNEEYQILKTHPQPTLDKLGSYYEFEDYISHTDGKRTMFEKMYHFIKRKAIRDKVSLITSYQPLKGRILDIGAGTGDFLLECKNQNWEILGVEPNDKAKGIAVGKGIKFAESIEKLESNSFDVITMWHVLEHVPDVEYQIAELKRLLKPSGTIIIAVPNFKSYDAKYYKEFWAAYDVPRHLWHFSKTAIEKLFDKQNMNLEDIKPMWFDSFYVSLLSEKYKTGKMNFISGFFIGFISNVSGFFKKEFSSHIYVLKNK, from the coding sequence ATGAATTTTTTAGAAGATAAAAGTTTTATTACTGTTAATGATTTTTCAGTTTCTGGAGAATCTTTTTCTTTGTTGTTAAACGAGGAATACCAAATTTTAAAAACGCATCCCCAACCTACTTTAGATAAATTAGGTTCGTATTACGAATTTGAAGATTATATTTCTCATACGGATGGAAAACGAACTATGTTTGAAAAAATGTATCATTTCATCAAAAGAAAAGCCATTCGCGATAAAGTAAGTTTAATTACTTCTTACCAACCTTTGAAAGGAAGAATTTTAGACATCGGAGCTGGAACAGGAGATTTTCTTTTGGAATGTAAAAATCAAAATTGGGAAATTTTAGGTGTAGAACCAAATGATAAAGCAAAAGGAATTGCTGTAGGTAAAGGAATCAAATTTGCTGAATCAATAGAAAAGTTAGAAAGTAATTCTTTTGATGTGATTACTATGTGGCATGTTTTAGAACACGTTCCAGATGTAGAATATCAGATAGCAGAATTAAAGCGATTGTTAAAACCTTCTGGAACCATTATTATTGCAGTTCCCAATTTCAAATCGTACGACGCAAAATATTATAAAGAGTTTTGGGCAGCTTATGATGTGCCAAGACATTTATGGCATTTCTCAAAAACAGCAATTGAAAAATTATTCGACAAACAAAATATGAATCTTGAAGATATTAAACCCATGTGGTTTGATAGTTTTTATGTGTCACTTTTATCAGAAAAATACAAAACTGGAAAAATGAATTTCATTTCAGGATTTTTTATTGGTTTTATATCAAATGTATCGGGTTTCTTTAAAAAAGAGTTTTCATCGCATATTTATGTCTTAAAAAACAAATAA
- the mnmG gene encoding tRNA uridine-5-carboxymethylaminomethyl(34) synthesis enzyme MnmG produces the protein MFLNQYDVIVVGAGHAGCEAAAAAANMGCSTLLVTMNLQNIAQMSCNPAMGGIAKGQIVREIDALGGYSGIVSDKTAIQFKMLNKSKGPAMWSPRVQSDRMRFSDEWRSMLENTPNLDFYQEMVAGILAENGKIVGVKTSLGIEIKAKTVVLTNGTFLNGLIHIGDKQFGGGRAGESASFGITEDLVKLGFESGRMKTGTPPRVDGRSLDFSKMVEQPGDERPEKFSYSNLTAPLKTQRSCWMSYTSLEVHDILREGFDRSPMFNGRIKSIGPRYCPSIEDKINRFADKERHQLFVEPEGWTTCEYYINGFSTSLPEDVQFKALRSVAGFENVKFFRPGYAIEYDYFPPTQLQHTLETKLVEGLYFAGQINGTTGYEEAASQGLMAGINAALKVQEKEPFILKRDEAYIGVLIDDLITKGTEEPYRMFTSRAEYRTLLRQDNADFRLTPKGYEIGLAKEERLRRMEEKFSKSDAMVNFFKETSLKPNEANPILEEKGSSPMSQPDKMFKVFSRPQLDLEDFKKFKKVADYIAEHDLDEEIVEQAEIQVKYSGYIEKEKNHADKLTRLEDVIIPENFDFDKIKSISIEAKQKLNKIRPRTIAQASRISGVSPSDISVLLIYMGR, from the coding sequence ATGTTTTTAAATCAATATGATGTAATTGTTGTTGGTGCTGGTCATGCCGGTTGTGAAGCTGCTGCTGCTGCTGCCAACATGGGTTGCTCTACTTTGTTGGTGACAATGAACCTTCAAAATATTGCACAGATGTCGTGTAATCCTGCCATGGGTGGAATTGCAAAAGGGCAAATTGTGCGCGAGATTGATGCGTTGGGTGGATACTCTGGAATTGTTTCAGACAAAACCGCAATTCAATTCAAGATGTTGAATAAATCAAAAGGACCAGCAATGTGGTCGCCAAGAGTACAGTCGGACAGAATGCGTTTTTCTGATGAATGGAGATCGATGTTGGAGAATACTCCAAATTTGGATTTTTATCAAGAAATGGTTGCTGGGATTTTAGCTGAAAATGGAAAAATTGTTGGAGTGAAAACCTCTCTTGGAATTGAAATTAAAGCAAAGACTGTTGTGTTGACAAACGGAACTTTCTTGAACGGTTTGATTCATATTGGTGATAAACAATTCGGTGGTGGTCGTGCTGGCGAAAGCGCTTCTTTCGGTATCACGGAAGATTTAGTGAAATTAGGATTTGAATCTGGAAGAATGAAAACAGGAACGCCTCCTCGTGTAGATGGTCGTTCTTTGGATTTTTCTAAAATGGTGGAACAACCTGGTGATGAACGTCCGGAAAAATTCTCCTATTCAAATTTAACTGCTCCTTTAAAAACACAACGTTCTTGTTGGATGTCGTATACTTCTTTAGAAGTGCACGATATTTTACGTGAAGGTTTTGATAGAAGTCCAATGTTCAACGGTCGAATTAAAAGTATTGGCCCAAGATATTGTCCTTCTATTGAAGATAAGATTAATCGTTTTGCAGATAAAGAAAGACATCAGTTGTTTGTAGAACCAGAAGGTTGGACAACATGTGAATATTATATTAACGGGTTCTCAACTTCGCTTCCAGAGGATGTTCAGTTCAAAGCATTGCGTTCAGTAGCAGGTTTTGAGAATGTAAAGTTTTTTAGACCAGGTTATGCTATTGAATACGATTACTTCCCTCCTACACAATTGCAACATACTTTAGAAACAAAGTTAGTTGAAGGTTTGTATTTTGCAGGACAAATAAATGGAACTACTGGTTATGAAGAAGCGGCTTCTCAAGGTTTAATGGCGGGAATTAATGCAGCATTAAAAGTTCAAGAAAAAGAACCTTTTATTTTAAAACGTGATGAGGCGTATATTGGCGTTTTAATTGATGACTTAATTACTAAAGGTACAGAAGAACCATATCGTATGTTTACTTCTCGTGCTGAATACAGAACATTATTGCGTCAGGATAATGCTGATTTTAGATTAACACCAAAAGGTTATGAAATTGGACTTGCGAAAGAAGAACGTCTTCGTCGCATGGAAGAGAAATTCTCTAAATCGGATGCCATGGTGAATTTCTTCAAAGAAACAAGTTTGAAACCAAATGAGGCCAATCCTATTTTAGAAGAAAAAGGATCATCTCCTATGAGTCAGCCAGACAAAATGTTTAAAGTGTTTTCTCGTCCTCAATTGGATCTAGAAGATTTTAAAAAGTTCAAAAAAGTAGCTGATTATATTGCCGAACATGATTTAGATGAAGAAATTGTAGAGCAAGCCGAAATCCAAGTTAAATATTCGGGTTATATTGAAAAGGAAAAAAATCATGCTGATAAATTAACACGTTTAGAAGATGTAATCATTCCAGAGAATTTCGATTTTGATAAAATCAAATCCATTTCAATTGAAGCCAAACAAAAATTAAATAAAATTCGACCAAGAACTATCGCACAAGCTTCTCGTATTAGTGGAGTTTCGCCAAGTGATATTTCGGTCTTGTTAATATATATGGGTAGATAG
- a CDS encoding DoxX family membrane protein — translation MIQVAPLLVLAFLAITFLQSGYDKIKDWKGNVEWLTGHFANTILAKQVPMALGIVLVLEVVSGILCVSGIIQHLVQDVVIRGLGFYGAILSCITLLFLLFGQRLAKDYDGARTIVIYFIPAVLVVFWLN, via the coding sequence ATGATACAAGTTGCTCCTCTTTTAGTCTTAGCTTTTTTAGCCATCACTTTTTTACAATCTGGATATGATAAAATTAAAGATTGGAAAGGCAATGTAGAATGGTTAACCGGTCATTTTGCGAATACCATTTTAGCAAAACAAGTTCCAATGGCATTAGGAATTGTTTTAGTATTAGAAGTAGTTTCGGGAATTTTATGTGTTTCTGGAATTATCCAACATTTAGTTCAAGACGTAGTGATTAGAGGTTTAGGATTTTATGGTGCTATTTTGTCTTGTATTACTTTACTTTTCCTTTTATTCGGTCAACGTTTAGCAAAAGATTACGATGGCGCTAGAACGATTGTAATTTACTTTATTCCAGCCGTTTTAGTGGTTTTTTGGTTGAATTAG